One Anopheles marshallii chromosome 3, idAnoMarsDA_429_01, whole genome shotgun sequence genomic region harbors:
- the LOC128714438 gene encoding queuine tRNA-ribosyltransferase accessory subunit 2 — MKFTLSTITKCSGRLGVLGGLDRLPNLTLATPAIIFHTKGGSIPHLSKEALQHVCNEPTFLHLSISNTLHMEDAIQASRMTIAEFIAQNNSATLLFPRDPSEIPIPGVPEKDLVPMYTRNGRRNISLEQYMTLVESFRPDAYVPMYDGDTDMNSSKKREQKSLDRTEKFVELCLEWHRKSDTLHSCSIIGPVVGGYNEKLREKSIEWLRKSDELFAGYLIDGLHLNGPSVARMDGTAMLPIVTNVCKQLPEGKVRFCFGSYDPLLVLEMVAAGVDIFDTSYVYLKAAQEHRALVFSFDVTSTEQHTTELDTTDTRWAEDFGPLLDGCRCYTCQKHSRAYVHHLYNTREMLGPILLMMHNLHHYIEYFKTIREHVQNDTLPELKKHLARQEILPPYEPSKEDKILTPAAQKDIVEVAEESLDKQNKKQRA, encoded by the exons ATGAAATTCACCCTTAGTACCATTACCAAATGTTCCGGCCGGTTAGGCGTTCTGGGCGGCTTGGATCGATTGCCCAATCTGACCCTCGCGACACCGGCAATTATATTTCACACAAAG gGAGGCAGCATACCGCATCTAAGCAAAGAAGCCCTACAGCATGTGTGCAATGAACCGACCTTTTTGCATCTTAGCATTTCCAACACGCTTCACATGGAAGATGCGATCCAAGCAAGCCGTATGACGATTGCAgaatttatcgcacaaaacaaCAGTGCCACGCTGCTGTTTCCTCGCGATCCAAGTGAAATTCCTATCCCGGGTGTACCGGAGAAGGATCTGGTGCCCATGTACACAAGAAATGGGCGAAGAAACATTAGCTTGGAACAATACATGACGCTGGTTGAATCGTTCCGACCCGACGCATACGTGCCGATGTACGATGGTGATACTGACATGAATAGTTCGAAGAAGCGTGAGCAGAAGTCTCTTGATCGGACGGAAAAGTTTGTGGAGCTTTGCCTGGAATGGCACCGTAAATCGGACACCTTACATTCGTGCTCCATTATCGGTCCCGTTGTCGGTGGGTATAACGAAAAATTGCGTGAAAAATCAATCGAGTGGCTGAGAAAATCGGATGAACTGTTTGCCGGGTACTTAATCGATGGACTGCACCTGAATGGTCCATCGGTGGCGCGTATGGATGGAACGGCCATGCTACCGATCGTCACAAACGTTTGCAAACAGCTGCCGGAGGGGAaggttcgcttttgttttggttcgtaCGATCCATTGCTTGTGCTCGAGATGGTCGCGGCGGGAGTGGACATATTTGATACGAGCTACGTCTACCTGAAGGCGGCCCAGGAACATCGTGCCTTGGTGTTTTCATTCGATGTCACCTCTACCGAGCAGCATACGACCGAATTAGACACTACCGACACACGATGGGCGGAAGATTTTGGTCCCCTGTTGGACGGTTGCCGGTGCTACACGTGCCAGAAACATTCCCGCGCGTATGTGCACCATCTGTACAATACGCGTGAAATGCTTGGTCCTATTCTACTTATGAT GCATAATCTGCACCATTACATCGAGTATTTCAAAACCATCCGGGAGCACGTGCAAAACGATACCCTGCCAGAGTTGAAGAAGCACTTGGCCAGACAGGAAATTCTCCCACCATATGAACCATCGAAAGAGGATAAAATTCTAACGCCAGCAGCGCAGAAAGACATCGTCGAGGTAGCCGAAGAATCACtcgacaaacaaaataaaaaacaacgtgcGTAA
- the LOC128712200 gene encoding syntaxin-7 produces the protein MSYASFDNNATTGNITNEADFQKTAQIVVASIQKILQNVSSMQRMVNQFGTAQDSPELKQQLHQIRSYTQQLINDTTNQLNDLVNCKERHLKIQRDRLVDEFSSALNAFQAVQRKTVDLEKNAIRQARQASGAAMALNKPPGSHHSSMGSNYNNTSNSGGGSMFEDNFITGSRGQTQEQLQEEIDLQALEDQERTIRELEENIVSVNEIYKKLGALVYEQSHQVDSIEASVEQTSVFVSEGVQQLKQASHYQNKARKKKLILALIAAAILAFIILIIVLKR, from the exons ATGAGTTACGCATCATTCGACAATAATGCCACCACGGGCAACATTACCAATGAGGCGGATTTCCAGAAAACCGCCCAAATCGTGGTGGCCAGCATCCAGAAGATCCTGCAAAATG TTTCATCTATGCAACGTATGGTCAACCAGTTCGGCACGGCACAGGATTCGCCAGAGCTCAAACAACAGCT CCATCAAATACGATCCTATACACAGCAATTGATAAATGACACGACGAATCAGCTGAATGATCTGGTTAATTGCAAGGAACGTCACTTGAAGATCCAGCGTGACCGACTGGTGGATGAATTTTCGAGCGCCCTGAACGCTTTTCAGGCGGTACAGCGGAAGACGGTCGATCTTGAGAAAAATGCCATCCGGCAGGCGAGGCAAGCGAGTGGGGCTGCAATGGCCCTGAACAAACCGCCCGGTTCACATCATTCGAGCATGGGCTCGAACTATAACAACACGTCCAACAGTGGTGGTGGATCGATGTTTGAGGATAACTTCATTACCGGATCCCGAGGACAGACGCAGGAACAGCTCCAGGAAGAGATCGATCTCCAGGCGCTGGAGGATCAGGAACGAACCATCCGTGAGCTGGAG GAGAATATTGTTAGTGTTAATGAAATTTACAAAAAGCTTGGCGCACTGGTGTACGAACAAAGCCACCAGGTGGATTCGATTGAAGCGTCGGTCGAGCAGACGAGTGTCTTCGTATCGGAAGGTGTGCAGCAGCTTAAACAAGCCAGCCATTATCAG AATAAAGCGCGCAAGAAGAAGCTGATTCTTGCGCTGATAGCAGCGGCAATACTAGCGTTCATAATTCTCATCATTGTTCTAAAGCGCTAA
- the LOC128711839 gene encoding mucin-17, with protein sequence MVVSKEGKRRRKVSAIAQAGGGSTNPSSGSGSNGPITSVAAERDLSPPEIPKRPKVHAQRKFAQGQGTASSSYLSYSSAPPTPGKDGQNRASHSGTGNGTTPTVPGSGTGTDVNPQVPELLPNMRPNTEDFLTFLCFRGTPVLPPALDYFNKTNSGATTNAGNSSTGGRQSSTPGGSGSSKLKSPPSKTASSANVAPALAVPCSTSSKIIEPKQTPEKQDNATSTKTVQNEPVATKEKQITSTSGTAPPATTYIPFAVRKRAEQHPVPVETRSDRKRTQDKMEALRKKYHDQRVAKLRATTHGQRQSGRGNVSITTRSSSVPSKPVRKEQDDEEEANGSENEAMDEVKAEDETKDGTNEETRQDKKGSVEEPNVGKRKSGLRSGGTTHATSPVVESAKGSPTKIARNTKRDSLKTASVQEDASKESPDKTVESKTPNKAGKSSPPPNSPVEDATKPSGTRSTSTASSKKSVKETPKNSPTQQQQPATVVSDLEGKEKRTTRLSALRNPPPAVAAKPETIKTVKDKRKQQERVDFSSDDDEPLSRATGTEKRSSDTVATNELGKTTRSGRSRKSEPATLEKDPDEMPDKKTRRSESVVSRRSDISSRKSELRETGTAKKVEELPKQQQQRGRKRKEPPQPQQQVAKSSKEEESNNELKNEPLSSESVEPFDRKQPAPGGRKKRETPAIDSTRDGTSTPEVEEKKPKTASSTPVESLSTSRPSRKTKEAATLYMELIGRKLNHDDKSDDDASSLDSLELPNVRKLERMENELKANVSKSRDAKQQTSGTAPKGAGKAKKKGQSTSEAKLVPVSVDDAGKQKPVDEADTKINEKSFSDSDEEPLASKFQRKQQQTRRQPTKAKASAAKLPAGRRNAKKASVPDETITGSSPEKNESPEKVSRSDEAVRQQTVAKKGTATTASVTTTNNINSSPTGTAKQNGTLGVNMVVGSVTRTPTKMTTNSALNSPVESPALSSDHLKSPTTSEGQNLSRLNKSLDNTQLSTTVEPAESPIKIPQMLNIPTVIPTQPSSFLQLTTPTNQHQQAPFTRAIKPTLGTTSGTAVNNVSADGYLSLNKSPTGTALNAPQPETAMPFNRSAAVTIATGTVTASAPKDFTLPLDEPNFLKGFDKCSSTDPNAADKPTGSHSSLLGNLLPSKEESEKIFGIASVSLAQSSGPLDTKCTLGKCGSVHKPPLGPPVLTESLLGGTLSPRDRRKAKVNMTHEQIQKWICESSWSPIEDDLKDDDLEVVEPGTRTPPPQSTSFSAAQPTPTTQPSTVAACSGWAGMMASTSTPLSTPTGGNGRGKEESADRTPASGPTVSTTVSTAVEKKDIASQPAQKEPIVPVAQESKPTSGGKGSTHTPTKSPGEGQPTKEVSSVPTPTSNKQREAKDQRKSKAETPTAPATSTPRTTATTPTTSGDRKPIYRNATGRTPVYKQEALSVKQPSAATPPTPSGQHVSSLSGSTKQAATGGQGSSSTQSNKFGAFSPVNEPSVYSFDKEEDFMPVATPFRRQHGGAASGGRRESCNSSARDEPTVGGGNNKRDTTPVADEKNAFQKPPVVAKASNVGGTVVNSDEKIKPTEVTGEEGNVEKKEEDRAHTQVKQEASDTEADGGGGQTFYIPLQGPTAGGGGSGGGGGSSTGKSADQLIQGVAVKLGTEGPDGPNQRVIMHAKLVTKAEMGSNPTTLPDSMNVQELVKSLTAQGGAAAALSKEGLAKLLPIGLLQSRFKSTAQTEPAPSTDARTPTLEDRASAEPMSRGLSRIASNSSLSSQRSKPTGKTTAKAGTAGRGGGAASSEAVSTPQPDNNTVFPRRDDPAQMVEAPVFKPTEKEFHDPLEYIERIAPIASRFGICRIIPPASFKPECRIADDMRFMAYNQYVHKMLHRWGPSAKEYAAIKKYLATQSINLQSPPVIGGMEVDLPRLYHTVQELGGLKEVIEKKKWARVSEDMCIPKAAHDRVSKLDDIYCKYLLPYDTLSPAERQKLFDEVEADWAKREAKARRNADKGVGSEIRNSGDSDEDDSNDEDDEEDEDECSMECIVKGRSMPLNQFFRIARNTMSLWFRNSEPNVAEIEAEYWRHVAVRDSHVCVHSGSIDSSAFGYGFPSPKVKGSSCAKHPWNLKVLTNNSGSILRSLGPVMGITIPTLHVGMLFSACCWYRDPHGLPWIEYLHTGANKIWYGVPDDQNANFRAALTVLVPTHCQNKTIWLPCDTAMVPPHMLTDRSVSLCRTEQQPGQFVVVFPRAYTSSLCTGYAVSESVYFATNSWLDTAKEDFRDIQESCEPTMFSVEQLLFAIANDQRSNHDTLVQAYPMIVDIYEKEKQHRQTLKEQGVTKTERIESKKKSASLDEFECERCRANLYLSLVKVKVSNIDDDDDDNTTVDEEERIYCLKHAVKHLADGGLQTKNCRLAYTYALEDIEELLKKLQDRIANKKSSKSSAGSSGGGGGGGGGAGGGRGKSSLHLASTSSQSSSSYQAPSHSKYAGMATMLK encoded by the exons ATGGTCGTTTCGAAGGAAGGTAAACGCCGGCGTAAAGTGTCCGCCATTGCACAAGCCGGTGGCGGCAGCACCAATCCGTCATCCGGCAGCGGATCTAACGGCCCCATCACCAGCGTAGCAGCAGAGCGTGATCTTTCTCCACCGGAAATTCCAAAACG CCCGAAAGTGCACGCACAGAGAAAATTCGCTCAAGGGCAGGGAACGGCTTCTTCGTCCTACCTTAGCTATTCTTCTGCACCTCCCACACCCGGCAAAGACGGACAGAATCGTGCTTCACACTCTGGGACGGGAAATGGCACAACACCGACCGTACCCGGCAGTGGGACTGGTACGGATGTCAACCCACAAGTGCCGGAACTGTTACCGAACATGCGACCAAACACGGAAGATTTCCTTACATTCCTGTGCTTTCGTGGAACGCCGGTATTGCCGCCTGCGTTAGactatttcaataaaaccaaCTCTGGAGCGACTACAAATGCGGGAAACAGTAGCACCGGTGGAAGACAATCTTCCACACCCGGTGGTTCGGGTAGTTCCAAGCTAAAATCACCACCATCAAAGACAGCCTCATCGGCGAATGTAGCACCCGCTCTTGCGGTACCCTGTTCCACTTCCTCTAAGATAatcgaaccaaaacaaacgccaGAAAAGCAAGACAATGCCACTTCGACTAAAACCGTGCAAAACGAACCGGTTGCAactaaggaaaaacaaataacttcAACGTCAGGGACAGCCCCTCCCGCTACAACGTACATCCCTTTCGCTGTCCGCAAACGTGCTGAACAACATCCGGTTCCCGTAGAGACACGATCCGATCGGAAACGTACGCAGGATAAGATGGAGGCACTACGCAAAAAGTATCATGATCAGCGAGTGGCTAAACTACGAGCCACGACACATGGCCAGCGGCAGAGTGGCCGTGGCAATGTTTCAATAACTACCCGGTCTTCAAGCGTTCCCTCGAAACCAGTTCGAAAAGAGCAAGATGACGAAGAGGAGGCGAATGGGTCGGAAAATGAAGCGATGGATGAAGTTAAAGCAGAGGACGAAACGAAGGATGGTACAAACGAAGAGACTAGGCAGGACAAAAAAGGTTCCGTTGAGGAACCAAACGTTGGTAAACGAAAAAGTGGATTACGTAGTGGTGGAACAACTCACGCCACAAGTCCGGTAGTTGAAAGTGCCAAAGGATCGCCTACAAAAATTGCTCGGAATACAAAGCGTGATTCATTAAAAACTGCAAGTGTTCAAGAAGACGCAAGCAAAGAATCACCGGATAAAACAGTTGAAAGTAAAACACCCAACAAAGCGGGTAAAAGCTCACCTCCACCGAATTCACCTGTCGAAGATGCTACCAAACCGAGTGGAACGCGCAGTACAAGCACCGCGAGTTCGAAGAAATCGGTAAAAGAAACTCCCAAGAATTCACccacacagcaacaacagcctGCGACCGTTGTTTCCGATTTAGAAGGTAAAGAAAAGCGGACGACAAGGTTGTCCGCACTGCGGAATCCGCCTCCAGCAGTGGCAGCCAAACCGGAGACGATAAAAACAGTGAAAGATAAACGGAAGCAGCAGGAACGGGTTGATTTTTCTTCCGACGATGATGAACCTTTATCGCGAGCCACGGGCACGGAGAAACGTTCCTCAGATACGGTAGCCACTAACGAGCTCGGTAAAACGACCCGTTCCGGTAGAAGCCGCAAATCGGAACCGGCCACACTCGAGAAGGATCCGGACGAAATGCCGGATAAAAAGACACGCCGCTCCGAGTCGGTCGTAAGCCGTCGTTCGGACATAAGCTCGCGAAAGTCCGAGTTGCGCGAAACAGGTACGGCGAAGAAGGTGGAAGAACTAccgaaacagcagcaacagcgaggACGAAAACGGAAAGAACCGCCACAGCCACAGCAGCAGGTAGCTAAATCAtctaaagaagaagaatccaACAATGAGCTGAAGAATGAGCCGCTCTCATCGGAAAGTGTGGAACCGTTCGACCGTAAGCAACCGGCACCGGGTGGACGAAAGAAACGGGAAACACCCGCAATCGATTCAACCCGAGACGGCACATCAACGCCAGAAGTGGaggaaaagaaaccgaaaacgGCATCATCGACACCGGTGGAATCGCTAAGTACATCGAGGCCATCGCGCAAAACGAAGGAAGCGGCCACCTTGTACATGGAGCTGATCGGTAGAAAATTAAACCATGACGACAAGTCGGATGATGATGCATCATCACTGGACAGTCTTGAGCTGCCGAATGTGCGCAAGCTGGAGCGAATGGAAAACGAACTAAAGGCGAATGTCAGTAAGTCACGggacgcaaagcagcaaaCATCCGGAACTGCACCCAAGGGTGCCGgtaaagcgaaaaagaaaggtCAATCAACGAGCGAAGCAAAATTAGTACCCGTTTCGGTGGATGATGCAGGCAAGCAGAAACCGGTTGATGAAGCTGACACTAAAATAAATGAGAAAAGCTTTAGTGATTCCGACGAGGAACCGTTGGCTAGTAAATTTCAgcgcaaacagcaacaaacgcgCAGACAGCCTACGAAAGCAAAGGCAAGCGCAGCCAAATTACCCGCCGGACGTAGGAATGCAAAGAAAGCGTCCGTTCCGGATGAGACCATAACAGGTTCATCACCCGAGAAGAACGAAAGCCCCGAAAAGGTATCAAGGAGTGACGAAGCGGTTCGGCAGCAAACGGtagcaaaaaagggaacagcGACAACGGCATCGGTaacaaccaccaacaacatTAATTCGTCGCCAACCGGTACAGCTAAACAAAACGGTACGTTGGGTGTTAATATGGTGGTTGGGAGCGTAACGAGAACTCCCACAAAAATGACCACAAACAGTGCTCTGAACAGTCCGGTAGAATCTCCAGCCCTTTCATCCGATCATCTGAAAAGTCCCACCACATCGGAGGGACAGAATTTGTCGAGGTTAAACAAATCGTTAGACAATACGCAGCTGTCCACCACAGTCGAACCGGCCGAAAGCCCGATAAAGATACCGCAAATGTTGAACATCCCGACGGTCATACCGACGCAACCGTCATCCTTTCTGCAGCTAACAACGCCAAcgaaccagcaccagcaggcCCCGTTTACCCGTGCCATAAAACCGACGCTTGGAACCACCTCCGGCACAGCAGTGAACAATGTTTCAGCCGACGGTTACCTGTCTTTGAATAAATCCCCCACGGGGACAGCTTTAAACGCGCCCCAGCCGGAAACCGCTATGCCTTTTAATCGATCCGCTGCGGTGACGATAGCAACGGGGACAGTTACTGCAAGCGCGCCTAAAGATTTTACGCTACCACTCGATGAGCCCAATTTCCTTAAGGGATTCGACAAATGTTCATCAACCGATCCGAACGCGGCGGATAAACCGACCGGTTCCCATTCTTCGTTGCTGGGTAACTTGCTTCCAAGCAAGGAGGAATCGGAGAAGATTTTCGGCATAGCGAGCGTTAGCTTGGCGCAAAGTTCCGGTCCCTTGGATACGAAGTGTACGCTTGGGAAGTGTGGTTCCGTGCACAAACCACCGCTAGGGCCACCCGTCCTGACGGAGTCACTACTCGGTGGTACTCTTTCGCCGCGAGATCGCCGCAAAGCAAAGGTCAACATGACACATGAGCAAATCCAGAAATGGATCTGCGAATCATCGTGGTCACCGATCGAGGACGATCTAAAGGATGACGATTTGGAGGTGGTTGAACCGGGCACCCGTACACCACCGCCCCAGTCGACGTCCTTTTCCGCTGCTCAGCCTACACCCACGACGCAGCCCTCAACAGTGGCCGCCTGTTCCGGATGGGCTGGAATGATGGCTTCCACATCCACACCACTTAGCACGCCAACCGGGGGCAACGGACGAGGTAAAGAGGAAAGCGCCGATCGTACTCCGGCAAGCGGTCCAACCGTGTCTACAACGGTGTCCACCGCTGTGGAGAAAAAAGATATCGCTTCCCAACCGGCCCAAAAAGAACCCATCGTTCCGGTGGCGCAAGAATCAAAACCGACGAGCGGTGGTAAAggtagcacacacacaccgacaaaAAGCCCCGGCGAGGGACAACCGACGAAGGAAGTGTCCAGCGTACCAACGCCAACAAGCAACAAGCAACGCGAAGCGAAGGATCAACGAAAATCGAAGGCGGAAACACCCACAGCACCAGCTACATCGACACCACGTACTACAGCCACAACGCCCACTACATCGGGTGATCGGAAGCCAATCTACCGGAATGCCACAGGCCGAACGCCCGTTTACAAGCAAGAGGCTCTGTCTGTCAAGCAACCATCTGCAGCAACGCCGCCCACACCAAGCGGACAGCATGTGTCTTCGCTGTCAGGTTCCACGAAACAGGCAGCCACCGGTGGACAAGGATCATCCTCCACGCAGAGCAACAAATTCGGCGCCTTTTCCCCTGTAAACGAACCGAGCGTTTATTCGTTTGATAAGGAGGAAGATTTTATGCCCGTTGCGACACCCTTCCGCCGGCAGCATGGTGGTGCAGCCAGTGGTGGACGACGCGAATCGTGTAATTCATCCGCCCGAGATGAGCCCACGGTCGGGGGTGGCAACAACAAGCGCGATACAACGCCAGTGGCCGACGAAAAGAACGCATTCCAGAAACCACCGGTGGTGGCGAAAGCGAGCAATGTTGGCGGGACGGTGGTCAATTCTGACGAGAAGATAAAACCGACCGAAGTCACCGGTGAGGAGGGCAATGTGGAGAAAAAGGAAGAGGACAGGGCACACACACAGGTAAAACAGGAGGCGAGTGACACGGAGGCGGACGGTGGTGGAGGGCAAACGTTTTACATTCCACTCCAAGGTCCGACGGCTGGTGGCGGTGGTTCTGGTGGGGGTGGTGGTAGCTCCACTGGCAAATCGGCCGATCAGCTCATCCAGGGTGTTGCGGTTAAGCTCGGCACGGAAGGTCCGGACGGTCCGAACCAACGTGTTATAATGCACGCCAAGCTGGTCACGAAGGCTGAGATGGGCTCGAATCCGACCACCCTGCCGGACTCGATGAACGTGCAGGAGTTGGTAAAGAGTCTGACGGCACAGGGAGGTGCAGCAGCGGCACTAAGCAAGGAGGGACTAGCCAAACTACTTCCCATCGGCCTGTTGCAATCTCGTTTCAAGTCTACCGCCCAGACGGAACCGGCGCCCTCGACGGATGCACGCACACCAACGCTAGAAGATCGGGCCAGTGCCGAACCGATGTCACGCGGTCTTTCACGTATCGCGTCCAACTCGTCTCTTTCATCTCAGCGCTCAAAACCGACCGGTAAAACAACCGCAAAAGCAGGAACGGCtggtcgtggtggtggtgctgctagTAGTGAGGCGGTTTCAACACCCCAGCCGGACAACAATACGGTATTCCCGCGTCGTGACGATCCAGCCCAGATGGTGGAAGCGCCGGTATTTAAACCAACCGAAAAAGAGTTTCACGATCCGTTGGAGTACATCGAGCGGATCGCACCGATCGCGTCACGGTTCGGGATTTGTCGCATCATACCCCCGGCAAGCTTCAAGCCGGAATGTCGCATTGCGGACGATATGCGTTTCATGGCGTACAATCAGTACGTGCACAAGATGCTGCACCGTTGGGGACCGAGCGCGAAAGAGTACGCCGCGATCAAGAAATATCTGGCCACGCAAAGCATTAACCTACAGTCGCCACCGGTTATCGGTGGAATGGAGGTGGATCTGCCACGACTTTACCACACCGTACAGGAACTCGGTGGTCTGAAGGAGGTAATTGAGAAGAAAAAGTGGGCCCGTGTATCGGAGGACATGTGCATTCCCAAGGCGGCGCATGATCGCGTCTCGAAGCTGGACGACATCTACTGCAAGTATCTGTTGCCGTACGATACGCTCTCGCCGGCCGAACGACAGAAGCTGTTCGACGAGGTCGAGGCGGACTGGGCGAAACGGGAGGCAAAGGCACGCCGGAACGCGGACAAGGGCGTTGGATCGGAGATCCGCAACAGTGGCGATTCCGACGAGGATGATTCGAACgacgaagatgatgaagaGGACGAAGACGAGTGTTCGATGGAGTGCATCGTGAAGGGACGCAGCATGCCACTGAATCAGTTCTTCCGGATCGCACGCAACACCATGTCACTGTGGTTCCGAAACAGTGAACCGAACGTGGCAGAAATCGAGGCAGAATATTGGCGGCATGTGGCCGTCCGCGATAGCCACGTGTGCGTACATTCCggttcgatcgattcgagcGCGTTCGGGTACGGATTTCCAAGCCCGAAGGTGAAGGGCTCGTCTTGTGCGAAACATCCCTGGAATCTGAAGGTACTGACAAACAACAGTGGATCGATTTTACGCTCGCTTGGACCGGTTATGGGGATCACGATTCCGACACTGCACGTGGGCATGCTGTTCAGTGCCTGCTGCTGGTATCGCGACCCGCACGGGCTGCCCTGGATCGAGTACTTGCACACGGGTGCGAACAAGATCTGGTACGGTGTGCCGGATGATCAGAACGCGAACTTCCGTGCGGCGCTGACGGTGCTCGTGCCAACGCACTGCCAGAACAAGACGATCTGGTTGCCCTGCGACACAGCGATGGTACCACCGCACATGCTGACCGATCGGAGCGTTTCCCTGTGCCGCACCGAACAGCAACCGGGACAGTTTGTGGTGGTGTTCCCGCGCGCATACACGTCGAGCTTGTGCACTGGATACGCGGTGTCGGAGAGTGTCTACTTCGCTACCAACAGCTGGCTCGATACGGCGAAGGAAGATTTTAGG GATATACAAGAAAGCTGCGAACCGACGATGTTTTCCGTAGAACAGCTGCTGTTTGCGATCGCGAACGATCAGCGCAGCAATCATGATACGCTCGTACAAGCGTATCCGATGATCGTCGATATATACGAGAAGGAGAAACAGCATCGACAAACACTCAAG GAACAAGGCGTaacaaaaacggaacgaatCGAGTCGAAAAAGAAGAGCGCCTCACTGGACGAGTTCGAATGTGAACGATGCAGGGCGAATCTGTACCTTTCGCTGGTAAAGGTAAAAGTGAGTAACattgatgatgacgatgatgacaatACGACGGTAGATGAGGAGGAACGCATCTACTGCCTAAAGCATGCCGTGAAGCATTTAGCTGACGGAGGCCTCCAGACGAAAAACTGTCGACTGGCGTACACCTACGCGCTGGAGGACATCGAAGAGCTGTTGAAAAAGCTACAGGATCGTATCGCCAACAAGAAATCATCGAAATCGAGTGCTGGCAGTAGTGGTGGCGGAGGTGGAGGCGGAGGTGGCGCCGGTGGTGGCCGTGGTAAGTCTTCGCTCCATCTAGCATCCACATCGTCCCAGTCTTCTTCGTCCTATCAGGCTCCCAGCCATAGCAAGTACGCCGGTATGGCCACGATGTTGAAGTAG